The Paenibacillus sp. G2S3 region AGGTTTTCGTAGAGATACGTGGCAAGCAGCTTAAGGCTGTCGTGATTAAGGCCCCTTTTTACAAGTATAAACGCCTTTAGCGTCCATATAAGGACGGTGAGCTTTTAAGCGAGAAATAGAAGGAATAAAGTATAGCGTGAAAATTGTACTTTCTTATATTTTAAAAAAGCCAAGGAGTGAGACCTTAATGAAGCACCGTTATCTGCCCATGACAGCACAGGACCGCGTAGAGATGATGGAAGCCGTCGGGATTCAGTCCATAGATGAGCTGTTCTCCGATATTCCTGAAGCCGTCCGTTATCAAGGCACTATGCCGATGTCTGAACCGCTCGATGAGTACGCCCTGCTACGTCACATGAAAGGTCTCGCTGACCGAAACGCTGACTTCGATTCGCACGCCAGCTTCCTCGGCGCCGGATTATACGACCATCACATCCCTGTGGTAATTAACCATGTCATTTCCCGTTCGGAATTCTACACAGCCTACACTCCTTATCAACCGGAGATCAGCCAAGGTGAACTGCAGGCAATCTTCGAATTCCAATCCTATATTTGTGAACTAACCGGTATGAAAGTAGCCAATGCCAGTATGTATGATGGCGCAACGGCATTATCCGAAGCAGCCGTTCTCGCAGCTGGTACTACCAAACGCAAAAAATTAATTGTCTCCCGCACCGTTCATCCTGAAGCGCGCCAAGTGTTACGTACATCGGCTAATGCTTGGGGTCTTGAGGTAGTGGAGATTGACTATAAAGACGGCGTTACCGATCAGGTGAAGCTTGCTGAAGCCATTGATGGTGATACTGCCGCAGTACTGATGCAATCGCCTAACTTCTTTGGCAGCATCGAAGATCTTAGCTCCGTTGAGCCGCTGATCCATGCTGTTAAAGGGTTGTTCGTCGTCAGTGCAAATCCGATCGCTCTTGGCGTACTAGAAACACCAGGTAAGCTTGGAGCCGACATCGTAGTCGGTGACGCTCAGCCACTTGGTATTCCAGCTTCTCTCGGCGGTCCAACCTGTGGCTTCTTCGCTGTAGCTGAGCATTTAATGCGCCGCATGCCAGGTCGTATCGTTGGCCAAACCGTTGACCGTAACGGTAAACGCGGCTTCGTTCTGACACTCCAAGCTCGCGAACAACATATTCGCCGTGAAAAAGCGACATCCAATATTTGCTCCAATCAAGCGCTGCTAGCTCTCTGCGCATCAGTCTACTTATCTGTTATGGGTAAAGAAGGGATGCGTGAAGTAGGCGAGCTAAACATTCGTAAAAGCCATTACGCCGCTAATAAACTTAGCGAACTAA contains the following coding sequences:
- the gcvPA gene encoding aminomethyl-transferring glycine dehydrogenase subunit GcvPA, with the translated sequence MKHRYLPMTAQDRVEMMEAVGIQSIDELFSDIPEAVRYQGTMPMSEPLDEYALLRHMKGLADRNADFDSHASFLGAGLYDHHIPVVINHVISRSEFYTAYTPYQPEISQGELQAIFEFQSYICELTGMKVANASMYDGATALSEAAVLAAGTTKRKKLIVSRTVHPEARQVLRTSANAWGLEVVEIDYKDGVTDQVKLAEAIDGDTAAVLMQSPNFFGSIEDLSSVEPLIHAVKGLFVVSANPIALGVLETPGKLGADIVVGDAQPLGIPASLGGPTCGFFAVAEHLMRRMPGRIVGQTVDRNGKRGFVLTLQAREQHIRREKATSNICSNQALLALCASVYLSVMGKEGMREVGELNIRKSHYAANKLSELTGAELAFSSPFFNEFVLKLPEGSSVSAINSKLLKEGYLGGYDLGRDYPELAGHMLVAVTEKRSKNEIDQFASALEGCI